One window of Paroedura picta isolate Pp20150507F chromosome 2, Ppicta_v3.0, whole genome shotgun sequence genomic DNA carries:
- the LOC143828706 gene encoding olfactory receptor 5AR1-like translates to MARDNYTMVTNFILFGLTDNEEMRPLLFSVFFIIYIITLSGNIGMIVLIQIDPQLHTPMYFFLSNLSLLDACYSTTITPNMLASILDGNQPILYTSCIAQYCFFAIFATTEFFLLAAMAYDRYVAVCNPLLYTTIMTKKLCTALVAGSYFWGSVNSFIHTSALLSLSFCGSNVINHFFCDLTPLLKLSCNDIYLNEMLIFTFGSLFEMSTLLIIVISYVFIIVAVLRIHSAEGRYKAFSTCASHITAVAVYHGTILFMYFRPHSSYSLDTDKMASVFYTVIIPMLNPLIYSLRNKDVKCAFKKVIGRNLFMDMRHMKF, encoded by the coding sequence ATGGCTAGAGATAATTACACCATGGTGACCAACTTCATTCTGTTTGGATTAACAGATAATGAAGAGATGCGCCCCCTTCTCTTTTCTGTGTTTTTCATAATCTATATTATCACTCTGTCAGGGAACATTGGAATGATTGTATTGATTCAGATTGATCCTCAGCTGCATACACCAATGTACTTTTTCCTTAGCAATCTGTCCCTCTTAGATGCTTGCTATTCCACCACCATCACACCAAACATGCTAGCCAGTATTTTAGATGGCAACCAACCAATCTTGTATACCTCCTGCATTGCACAATATTGCTTTTTTGCCATCTTTGCCACAACAGAGTTCTTCCTCTTGGCTGCTATGGCATATGACCGATATGTGGCAGTCTGCAACCCTTTGCTCTACACTACTATAATGACTAAAAAGCTCTGCACAGCACTTGTAGCTGGATCATACTTTTGGGGCTCTGTGAATTCTTTCATTCACACCAGTGCATTGTTAAGTTTATCCTTTTGTGGTTCTAATGTTATCAACCATTTTTTCTGTGATCTCACCCCCCTCCTGAAACTGTCCTGCAATGATATTTATTTAAATGAGATGCTGATTTTCACATTTGGCAGTTTGTTTGAAATGAGTACTCTATTGATCATTGTCATCTCTTATGTATTCATTATTGTAGCTGTGCTAAGAATTCACTCTGCTGAGGGGCGATATAAAGCCTTTTCTACTTGTGCCTCCCATATCACAGCTGTGGCTGTATACCATGGGACCATTCTCTTCATGTACTTCAGGCCCCATTCTAGCTATTCACTTGACACGGACAAAATGGCCTCCGTGTTCTACACAGTGATAATACCCATGTTGAACCCTCTGATCTACAGTCTGAGGAACAAAGATgtaaaatgtgcttttaaaaaagttaTAGGAAGAAA
- the LOC143828896 gene encoding olfactory receptor 5D18-like → MKERNHTSITMFILLGFTDHPQLCIILFMVFLVIYAVTLMGNTGIILLIRVESRLHSPMYFFLSHLSFVDICYSSSITPKFLIDAVSETKEISFPECAAQMYLFVMFVVTESFLLAVMAYDRYVAICNPLLYIVVMSRKLCIQLVAGSYICGIVCALVHTYSAFRLDFCGPNAINHFFCDISPVLDLSCSDNHTNKMLLFIFATFVETSTIIIILMSYLFIIASVLKIPSNKGKGKAFSTCASHFTAISIFHATILFMYCQPNTTHSLDTDKIASVFYTMVIPMLNPMIYSLRNKEVKVAFKRLVDRKPFSSSTG, encoded by the coding sequence atgaaagaaagaaatcataCTTCAATAACAATGTTCATTCTTCTGGGCTTCACAGATCATCCACAGCTCTGCATCATCTTGTTCATGGTGTTTCTTGTGATATATGCTGTCACTTTAATGGGAAATACTGGAATCATCTTATTAATCAGGGTAGAATCCCGTCTCCATTCTCCAATGTACTTTTTCCTCAGCCATTTGTCCTTTGTTGATATTTGCTATTCCTCATccatcacacccaaatttctcaTTGACGCAGTATCTGAGACAaaagaaatttcttttcctgagtgTGCAGCACAGATGTATCTATTTGTTATGTTTGTTGTGACTGAATCTTTTCTCTTGGCTGTGATGGCGTATGACCGTTATGTGGCGATTTGTAACCCACTGTTGTACATAGTGGTCATGTCTAGAAAACTATGCATCCAACTTGTAGCTGGCTCATACATCTGTGGCATTGTTTGTGCCCTTGTGCATACTTATTCTGCTTTCAGGCTAGATTTCTGTGGACCGAATGCCATCAATCACTTCTTTTGCGACATTTCCCCAGTCCTGGATCTCTCCTGTTCTGACAACCACACCAATAAAatgttgcttttcatttttgctaCCTTTGTGGAAACCAGCACCATAATAATAATTCTCATgtcttacttatttattattgcatctgTATTGAAGATCCCGTCTAACAAAGGGAAGGGCAAAGCCTTCTCTACCTGTGCCTCCCACTTCACAGCCATCTCCATATTCCATGCCACTATTCTCTTCATGTATTGTCAGCCTAACACTACCCATTCACTAGATACTGACAAAATTGCATCTGTGTTCTACACAATGGTGATCCCCATGCTGAATCCTATGATCTACAGCCTGAggaacaaggaagtaaaagttgCCTTCAAGAGATTGGTGGACAGAAAACCCTTTTCTTCATCAACAGGTTGA
- the LOC143828707 gene encoding olfactory receptor 5AP2-like → MAGENCSLVDEFILVGFTDRLVIKTILFMLFLLIYIITIVGNISIIVVVKMDSHLQTPMYYFLTNLSFLDVCYSSVVTPKMLVDFFAYKKTISYTWCFSQLYFYVGFVTTECYLLAVMAYDRYMAICNPLLYTVIMSQRICIPLVALSYAAGFLNSTIQIGVGLRVPCCSSNIINHFFCDGPPLTKLSCPDDILKQILLSTLIGFNEITTTSVVIISYCYILFTILRMRSVKGMCKAFSTCTSHLFAVTIFYGTLLFMYLRPRSSYSLDQDKVVSVFYSIVIPMLNPLIYSLRNKEVKDAGRKILERMAVSK, encoded by the coding sequence ATGGCTGGTGAAAATTGTTCTCTGGTGGATGAGTTCATTCTTGTGGGATTCACAGATCGCCTGGTGATAAAGACCATTCTGTTTATGCTTTTTTTACTAATCTACATTATCACCATAGTGGGGAACATTAGTATCATTGTGGTAGTGAAGATGGATTCACACCTTCAAACTCCCATGTATTACTTCCTCACCAACTTGTCTTTCTTAGATGTCTGCTACTCCTCAGTTGTCACTCCCAAGATGCTAGTGGATTTCTTTGCGTACAAGAAAACCATCTCATACACTTGGTGTTTTTCACAACTCTATTTTTATGTTGGTTTTGTAACGACAGAATGTTATCTTCTGGCTGTGATGGCATATGACCGTTACATGGCAATTTGCAATCCACTGCTATATACAGTCATCATGTCCCAAAGAATTTGTATCCCATTAGTAGCATTATCATATGCTGCTGGATTTCTCAATTCAACAATACAGATTGGAGTTGGTTTGAGAGTACCTTGTTGTAGCTCCAATATTATcaaccatttcttctgtgatGGACCCCCACTAACCAAACTTTCCTGTCCTGATGACATCCTAAAGCAAATTTTGCTTTCTACTTTAATTGGATTTAATGAAATCACAACCACATCAGTAGTAATCATCTCTTATTGTTACATATTGTTTACAATACTTAGGATGCGTTCAGTTAAAGGCATGTGCAAGGCTTTCTCCACCTGTACATCTCACCTGTTTGCTGTCACCATTTTCTATGGGACACTCCTCTTTATGTACCTACGACCTCGCTCCAGCTACTCTCTGGACCAAGACAAGGTTGTGTCTGTCTTCTACAGTATAGTGATCCCAATGCTTAACCCATTGATATATAGCTTAAGGAATAAGGAAGTCAAAGATGCTGGGAGAAAAATATTGGAAAGGATGGCAGTTTCCAAGtaa
- the LOC143828895 gene encoding olfactory receptor 5AS1-like, with the protein MKTANMAKWNHTTVAEFILFGFTDHQEIQVVLFALFLSIYIATLVGNISIITVIWISPCLHTPMYFFLNNLAILDLSYSSAITPKMLVNFLTGRKTISLAGCIVQMYLFASFADAECLLLAAMAYDRYMAICNPLLYPVLMSRKVCAWLVAGSYLMGSITSFVHTYYAFHLSFCTSNVINHFFCDIPPLLALSCTNTHINEILLFALCGLIQASTFLVILISYVYILCTILKMQSAQGRHKAFSTCTSHLTAVVLYYGTLLFTYLRPSSSYALDTDKIISVFYTIVFPMVNPLIYSLRNEEVKDTLRRLLQRKVVALRKNGGCSICIRQ; encoded by the coding sequence ATGAAAACAGCAAACATGGCCAAGTGGAACCATACTACTGTGGCTGAGTTCATTCTCTTTGGTTTCACAGATCATCAAGAGATACAGGTAGTCCTCTTTGCCCTCTTCCTATCCATCTATATTGCCACTCTCGTGGGGAACATCAGCATCATCACTGTAATCTGGATCAGTCCCTGTCTTCACACTCCAATGTACTTTTTCCTCAACAACTTGGCCATCCTTGACCTCAGTTATTCCTCTGCCATTACTCCCAAGATGCTGGTTAATTTCTTAACAGGAAGGAAAACAATTTCACTTGCAGGATGTATTGTGCAAATGTATTTGTTTGCTTCCTTTGCAGATGCAGAGTGCCTCCTGCTGGCTGCAATGGCATATGACCGCTACATGGCCATTTGTAACCCACTACTTTATCCAGTTCTCATGTCCCGCAAAGTTTGTGCCTGGCTGGTAGCTGGCTCTTATCTCATGGGCAGTATTACCTCCTTTGTACATACTTATTATGCCTTTCATCTTTCCTTCTGCACTTCCAATGTCATTAACCATTTCTTCTGTGACATCCCTCCATTGTTAGCCCTCTCTTGCACCAATACACATATCAATGAAATCCTTCTCTTTGCCCTGTGTGGCTTGATACAGGCAAGCACCTTCTTGGTCATCTTGATTTCTTATGTTTATATCCTTTGCACAATCTTGAAGATGCAGTCTGCCCAAGGCCGCCACAAAGCTTTTTCAACTTGCACTTCTCACTTGACAGCTGTTGTCTTGTATTATGGAACACTTCTCTTCACCTATTTGCGGCCAAGCTCCAGCTATGCCCTGGACACGGACAAAATAATCTCAGTGTTCTATACCATCGTATTTCCCATGGTGAACCCTTTGATCTACAGCCTGAGGAATGAAGAAGTGAAGGATACTCTCAGGAGATTATTGCAGAGAAAAGTGGTGGCACTCAGAAAGAATGGAGGTTGCTCTATTTGCATTAGACAGTAA
- the LOC143829681 gene encoding olfactory receptor 5AS1-like produces MGNHTDVIEFILMGFTDREDIKDALFVLFLAIYIATLVGNIGIFVLIWISPCLHTPMYFFLNNLAFLDLSYSSAIIPKMLANFLAARKTISLTGCIAQMYLFVCFADAECLLLAAMAYDRYQAICNPLLYPALMSRKLCICLVAGCYLTGSMSSLVHTCFTFHLSFCSSKVINHFFCDIPPLLALSCSNTHINEILLFALCGSIQMSTFLVILLSYFCILCTILRIQSSEGRHKAFSTCTSHLTGVAFFYGTLLFTYLRPSSSYALDTDKIISVFYTIVFPMVNPLIYSLRNKDVKNALKKTLERIHFVT; encoded by the coding sequence ATGGGGAACCATACCGATGTAATTGAGTTCATTCTCATGGGCTTCACAGATCGAGAAGATATAAAGGATGCCCTCTTTGTGCTTTTCCTAGCTATCTATATTGCCACACTGGTTGGGAACATTGGAATCTTTGTGCTAATCTGGATCAGTCCTTGTCTACACACTCCAATGTACTTTTTCCTCAATAACCTGGCCTTCCTAGATCTCAGTTATTCTTCTGCCATTATTCCCAAGATGTTGGCCAATTTCTTAGCTGCAAGGAAGACTATATCATTAACTGGCTGCATTGCacaaatgtatttgtttgtttgctttgcagatGCAGAATGCCTCCTGCTAGCTGCCATGGCCTATGACCGTTACCAGGCCATTTGTAATCCCCTGCTCTATCCTGCTCTCATGTCCCGCAAGCTCTGCATCTGCCTAGTAGCAGGTTGCTATCTCACAGGCAGCATGAGCTCACTGGTGCATACTTGCTTTacattccatctttccttctgcaGTTCTAAAGTCATCAATCACTTTTTCTGTGACATCCCTCCATTATTAGCTCTCTCCTGCTCCAACACACATATCAATGAAATACTCCTCTTTGCTCTATGTGGCTCTATACAAATGAGCACCTTCTTGGTCATCCTTCTCTCTTATTTCTGTATCCTTTGCACAATCCTGAGGATCCAATCTTCTGAAGGCCGCCACAAAGCCTTTTCAACTTGCACCTCCCACTTGACCGGTGTTGCCTTTTTCTATGGCACTCTTCTTTTCACGTATCTACGTCCTAGTTCGAGTTATGCCCTGGACACAGACAAAATAATCTCAGTGTTTTATACTATTGTATTTCCCATGGTGAACCCTTTAATCTATAGTCTGAGAAACAAAGATGTAAAGAATGCCTTGAAGAAGACATTGGAGAGAATTCATTTTGTCACCTGA